In Vagococcus hydrophili, one DNA window encodes the following:
- a CDS encoding AAA family ATPase: MIEEIVGLRIKDSIFIEETDLNFFTKKEQQVVRSSLIFGRNGSGKSTITRAINKVKTGEGSAEISKLIGLDSSNEGLISESIFVFNEEFIDKNIKLSNDGLDTIVIFGEENKIDEILRETEKLKKEGLVKLENYEKLKNDYTKSPDHILDNIQQKLKGKGSWASRDSQIKEMKIDSQVKKLETYKKFINLEPNSSRDDLILSFDRKKKNYFDIKEDFQKIDQVVNPIKINLDNLKLMNLLCEQLEEPKISKREIFLLKLLENANRGEDHLRDIENYFSSDKKEVICLYCTQSVDSELKKDLVESVKNILSELVDRHKDELEKQIIGEVKIDFDEYDKLDTRLLEESKANMCALNEQLEKINNLIKKKIKHPYTPVLEDVPDYLGKLNKLNESLNSLEKERIQYNQSRTQIDKYKEELFEINNKIAHYDIIELYKKYEEQLYLKEENEKNYFRLYRLILRVGKQKQKLNLLKANTTIAMEQINRGLKYIFFSENRLLVEHINGKYYLISRGNRVSPDKVSIGERNAIAICYYFAEILRNKEQKNGYKDEYFLVLDDPISSLDVGNRIGIQSYLRYMLKRFIMGNKNTRALILTHDRQVYFDLTKVLDEIMKTCSKDGEKSKLNKFELIDNKLKLGALKDGYTDLLEEVYDFAAVKKEKSGKLTEEEKEELTKEEEIKSQGIGNTMRKLLEAFGTFTYKEGITGLTENQEILSKIDTNLQDYFENLVYRLVLNGDSHSQDNIKSNNYNLFQYITVDEKRKTSKDILVILYLLNDLHVLSHLKSKKDVKKNILVWKKEIEERNLKYTIQKLN, from the coding sequence ATGATTGAAGAAATTGTAGGATTAAGAATAAAGGATTCCATTTTTATAGAAGAAACAGATTTAAATTTTTTTACGAAAAAAGAACAACAAGTGGTACGATCTTCGTTAATTTTTGGACGAAATGGTTCTGGTAAGAGTACAATTACTAGGGCAATCAACAAAGTGAAAACAGGGGAAGGTAGTGCAGAAATATCAAAGTTAATTGGCTTAGATAGTTCTAATGAAGGGTTGATCAGTGAATCAATTTTTGTATTTAATGAAGAATTTATAGATAAGAATATAAAGCTGTCAAATGATGGTTTAGATACAATAGTTATTTTTGGTGAGGAGAATAAGATAGATGAAATTCTAAGAGAGACTGAGAAATTAAAAAAAGAAGGATTAGTGAAATTAGAAAATTATGAAAAATTAAAAAATGATTATACAAAATCTCCAGATCATATTTTAGATAATATTCAACAAAAATTGAAAGGAAAAGGTAGTTGGGCCAGTAGAGATAGTCAAATAAAAGAAATGAAGATTGACTCACAAGTAAAAAAGTTAGAAACATATAAAAAATTTATCAATTTAGAACCCAATAGTAGTAGAGATGACTTAATATTATCTTTTGATCGAAAAAAAAAAAATTATTTTGATATTAAAGAAGATTTTCAAAAAATTGATCAGGTAGTTAATCCTATAAAAATTAATCTAGATAATCTAAAACTGATGAATTTATTGTGTGAGCAGTTAGAGGAACCTAAAATTAGTAAAAGAGAAATATTTTTATTGAAGCTTTTAGAGAATGCAAATAGAGGAGAAGATCATTTAAGAGATATAGAAAATTATTTTAGTTCTGATAAAAAAGAAGTAATATGTTTATATTGTACGCAATCAGTTGATAGTGAATTAAAAAAGGATTTAGTTGAAAGTGTTAAAAATATTTTATCAGAGTTGGTAGATAGACATAAAGATGAATTAGAAAAGCAGATAATTGGAGAAGTAAAAATAGATTTTGATGAATATGACAAATTAGATACTAGATTGTTAGAAGAAAGTAAAGCAAATATGTGTGCTCTGAATGAACAGTTAGAAAAGATAAACAATTTAATCAAAAAAAAAATTAAACACCCTTACACACCAGTACTTGAAGATGTACCAGATTACTTGGGCAAGTTAAATAAGTTAAATGAAAGTTTAAATAGTTTAGAAAAAGAAAGAATACAATATAATCAAAGTAGAACTCAAATAGATAAATATAAAGAGGAATTATTTGAAATAAATAATAAAATTGCCCACTATGATATTATAGAACTATATAAGAAGTACGAAGAGCAATTATATTTAAAAGAAGAAAATGAGAAAAATTATTTTAGATTGTATAGATTAATATTACGAGTAGGAAAGCAAAAGCAAAAATTAAATTTGTTAAAAGCGAATACGACTATAGCGATGGAGCAAATTAATAGAGGATTGAAATACATATTTTTTTCAGAAAATCGATTGTTAGTAGAGCATATCAATGGTAAATATTATCTTATCTCGAGAGGTAATAGAGTGTCTCCAGATAAAGTTTCTATTGGTGAAAGAAATGCAATTGCTATATGTTATTATTTTGCGGAAATTTTACGTAATAAGGAACAGAAAAATGGTTATAAAGATGAGTACTTTTTAGTATTAGATGATCCTATATCAAGCTTGGATGTGGGAAATCGGATTGGTATCCAATCTTATTTGAGATATATGTTAAAAAGGTTTATTATGGGAAATAAAAACACAAGAGCTTTAATACTTACTCATGATAGGCAAGTTTATTTTGATTTAACGAAGGTATTAGATGAAATTATGAAAACTTGTAGTAAAGACGGAGAAAAAAGTAAACTTAATAAATTTGAATTAATAGATAATAAATTGAAGTTAGGTGCTTTAAAAGATGGATATACTGATTTATTAGAAGAAGTATATGATTTTGCTGCTGTTAAGAAAGAAAAAAGTGGGAAATTAACAGAAGAAGAAAAAGAAGAACTAACAAAAGAAGAAGAAATAAAAAGTCAAGGTATTGGTAATACAATGAGAAAGTTATTGGAGGCATTTGGTACTTTTACATATAAAGAAGGGATAACGGGTCTTACTGAAAATCAAGAAATATTATCTAAAATAGATACTAACCTTCAAGATTACTTTGAAAATTTAGTATATCGATTAGTACTAAATGGAGATAGTCACAGTCAAGACAATATAAAATCAAATAATTATAATCTATTTCAATATATAACTGTTGATGAAAAGAGAAAAACGTCTAAGGATATACTAGTTATTTTGTATTTATTGAATGATTTACATGTGCTTTCTCATTTAAAGAGTAAAAAAGATGTTAAAAAAAACATTTTGGTATGGAAAAAAGAAATAGAAGAAAGGAATTTAAAGTATACAATTCAAAAATTAAACTAG
- a CDS encoding PASTA domain-containing protein, with protein MKSKKTKKSRRKTSRGQKIVYIIYLVIAFVSCFFFFKSYQYISNIPKANNMTQEEIYDLTRINESDIKLVRALKNNAFDSWLYEANSDKVKQLQKTEATVSSITEGKVKVSEVDQTITDLKKEVDIINESDIEELYVLYYKQVLPKQYEKAETDFQKMTAENPEEHYKEIFSLLDLLNKIYNQKGMLAVTTEDSFRKSTTLLEEIDKNFQEVNQIKSLVVSYEILEEPISTPETRLGMELDKYVLKTNDYLQANLMVTEFERKYSELQDNLATNKQLIKKSVEIPDLVGLTVEQAQRELSKAKLNSTIYGYTNKLYKNGDIVPESKRGIETWDDDKQAKITSQEPSRFDYEYIIQGSTIKVIVENKPTEKPKETITSSSSSTSDTSTSQSDSTDTTTSTTTSSDENKN; from the coding sequence ATGAAAAGTAAAAAAACTAAAAAGAGCAGAAGAAAAACCAGTCGAGGACAAAAGATTGTTTACATCATTTATCTAGTAATTGCTTTTGTGAGTTGTTTTTTCTTCTTTAAATCATATCAATACATTAGTAACATTCCAAAAGCCAATAATATGACCCAAGAAGAAATCTATGATTTAACGAGGATTAATGAATCAGATATTAAATTGGTGCGGGCATTGAAAAATAATGCCTTTGATTCGTGGCTTTATGAAGCCAATAGTGACAAGGTGAAACAGTTACAAAAAACGGAAGCCACTGTATCGAGTATTACTGAAGGCAAGGTGAAAGTTTCAGAGGTTGATCAAACTATCACCGACTTGAAAAAAGAGGTTGATATTATTAATGAGTCTGATATTGAGGAATTATATGTTCTATACTATAAACAAGTGTTACCGAAACAGTATGAAAAAGCAGAGACTGATTTTCAAAAAATGACTGCCGAGAACCCCGAAGAGCATTATAAGGAAATTTTTTCTTTATTAGATTTACTAAATAAAATATACAATCAAAAGGGAATGCTAGCTGTCACAACCGAGGATAGTTTTAGAAAATCTACTACCTTGTTAGAAGAAATCGATAAAAATTTTCAAGAAGTCAATCAGATTAAATCACTGGTGGTGAGCTACGAGATATTAGAAGAGCCCATATCGACCCCTGAGACAAGACTCGGAATGGAACTGGATAAATATGTGCTTAAGACGAATGATTACTTACAAGCCAATCTAATGGTGACAGAGTTCGAACGCAAATATAGTGAGCTTCAGGATAATTTAGCGACCAATAAACAGCTCATCAAAAAGTCAGTTGAGATACCTGATTTGGTAGGACTGACCGTTGAGCAAGCACAAAGGGAACTTAGTAAGGCGAAGTTGAATTCTACGATTTATGGATATACCAATAAATTATATAAAAATGGTGACATTGTTCCTGAAAGTAAGCGAGGTATTGAAACCTGGGATGATGATAAGCAGGCGAAAATTACGAGTCAAGAACCTTCTCGATTTGATTATGAGTACATTATCCAAGGTTCTACTATTAAGGTAATCGTGGAAAACAAACCAACTGAGAAGCCAAAAGAAACAATAACGTCAAGTAGTTCGTCAACATCTGATACATCAACAAGCCAGTCGGATAGTACCGATACAACAACTAGTACGACCACAAGTAGCGACGAAAATAAAAATTAA
- a CDS encoding RidA family protein: MSQDNVVLARNTEKAPVSDSQSQTVAFSHYNNFSAQLPINPETGELVEGGIKEQTEQCLRNIAAITSSIDHDLTDIIRLSIFVKDIKVMAVVDRVMKEFFPTYLPTRTVVAVADLPLNAMIQVEALLSNGEGTIPNAPQAGDLIKLTNATSNAPIDGLSTQTVAFSHYNNISAQLPIDPKTGRLVVGCVKAQTRQALKNIKSILESIDVPFDDIVKTTVFLKDLSDLEAVNRAYATFFPDSGIARAVNYLPARTVVEVADLPMGAAVQIEAVVSHGDGTPPQAIEDRHGLIIEANNTEKAPIDSLSTQTVAFSHYNNISAQLPVDAATGALVSGGIKEQTAQCLTHIQTIIESVDHSMADMVKLNVYMTDLSMMAEMDAAYKGFFPEGTPARRVVGVSRLPQGALIQIDAIAGNAEGTPPVK; encoded by the coding sequence ATGAGTCAAGACAACGTCGTTTTAGCAAGAAATACAGAAAAAGCACCAGTGAGTGATAGTCAATCACAAACAGTTGCCTTCTCACATTATAATAACTTTTCAGCTCAATTACCGATTAATCCAGAAACAGGCGAACTTGTCGAAGGTGGCATTAAAGAGCAAACGGAACAATGTTTAAGAAATATCGCAGCGATTACTTCAAGCATTGATCATGATTTAACAGACATCATCCGACTATCTATTTTTGTAAAAGATATTAAAGTTATGGCTGTTGTAGATCGCGTGATGAAAGAATTTTTCCCTACTTACCTACCAACACGTACAGTTGTAGCAGTAGCTGATTTACCATTAAATGCGATGATCCAAGTAGAAGCATTACTTTCTAATGGAGAAGGAACGATTCCAAATGCACCACAAGCAGGAGATCTAATTAAATTAACGAACGCAACAAGTAATGCACCGATTGACGGCTTATCAACACAAACAGTAGCTTTTTCACATTACAATAATATTAGCGCACAATTACCAATTGATCCTAAAACAGGTCGTTTAGTTGTTGGCTGCGTTAAAGCACAAACAAGACAAGCATTAAAAAATATTAAATCAATTTTAGAAAGCATCGATGTTCCTTTTGATGACATTGTTAAAACAACTGTGTTCCTTAAGGATTTATCTGATCTTGAAGCAGTTAATAGAGCCTACGCAACATTTTTCCCAGATTCTGGTATCGCCAGAGCAGTTAACTACTTACCAGCAAGAACAGTCGTTGAAGTAGCTGATTTACCAATGGGAGCTGCTGTCCAAATTGAAGCGGTTGTTTCTCACGGTGACGGTACACCACCACAAGCTATTGAAGATCGTCACGGCTTAATTATTGAAGCAAACAACACTGAGAAAGCACCGATTGATAGTTTATCAACACAAACAGTTGCCTTTTCACATTACAATAATATTTCTGCACAATTACCTGTAGACGCGGCAACGGGAGCGCTTGTTTCAGGTGGCATCAAAGAACAAACGGCGCAATGTTTAACTCACATTCAAACAATTATTGAAAGTGTGGATCATTCAATGGCTGACATGGTTAAACTGAATGTATACATGACTGATTTATCAATGATGGCTGAGATGGACGCGGCGTATAAAGGATTCTTCCCAGAAGGTACACCAGCTCGTCGGGTTGTGGGCGTATCTCGCTTACCACAAGGCGCGTTAATTCAAATCGATGCGATTGCTGGCAATGCAGAAGGTACACCACCGGTTAAATAA
- a CDS encoding helix-turn-helix domain-containing protein, with protein MDYTVDIQKALMYIEENLYQEISLESLSKEVGLSKFHFQRVFKKQLNCGVYKYIQKRRISNASLLLLNSNLKIIDIALISGFSSQEAFSRTFKLHYQLPPRQYRVQFKKLFRRELEMDELKIKGWLVSGSNFDKYDVTMDHTIFHSGTKSVKLSRKESLYTEDFITVMQQVNAKNYVNKRIRFSGYFKTNEVDGWGGLWVRIDGNSLSN; from the coding sequence TTGGATTACACAGTAGATATTCAAAAAGCGTTAATGTATATTGAAGAGAATTTGTATCAGGAGATTTCTTTAGAAAGTCTTTCTAAAGAAGTTGGATTATCCAAATTTCATTTTCAAAGAGTCTTTAAAAAGCAATTGAATTGTGGTGTGTACAAATATATTCAAAAAAGACGTATCTCTAATGCGTCATTACTTTTATTAAATAGTAATTTAAAAATCATTGATATTGCTTTGATTAGCGGTTTTTCTTCCCAAGAAGCTTTTTCTAGAACATTTAAGCTTCATTACCAATTACCTCCTCGTCAGTACAGAGTCCAGTTTAAAAAACTATTTAGGAGGGAACTTGAGATGGATGAATTAAAGATTAAGGGTTGGCTTGTTTCTGGTAGTAATTTTGATAAATATGATGTGACTATGGATCATACTATTTTTCACAGTGGGACTAAATCAGTGAAGCTAAGTCGAAAAGAGAGTTTATATACTGAAGATTTTATAACAGTTATGCAGCAGGTGAACGCTAAAAATTATGTTAACAAGAGAATTAGATTTAGTGGTTATTTTAAAACCAATGAGGTTGATGGTTGGGGAGGTCTTTGGGTTAGAATTGATGGAAACAGTTTGAGCAATTGA
- the tnpB gene encoding IS66 family insertion sequence element accessory protein TnpB (TnpB, as the term is used for proteins encoded by IS66 family insertion elements, is considered an accessory protein, since TnpC, encoded by a neighboring gene, is a DDE family transposase.): MVLDYTKIQTIYIVCGKTDLRRGIDGLASIIMNQYELDVYSDALFLFCGNRSDRFKALYWQGDGFILLYKRFENGKLQWPRKQEEVKELTQQQLRWLLEGLSIEQRKKILKAKTGFVS, from the coding sequence ATGGTTCTTGATTATACGAAGATACAAACTATTTATATTGTTTGTGGTAAGACAGACTTAAGACGTGGGATTGATGGTCTGGCTTCAATTATCATGAATCAATATGAGTTAGATGTTTATTCGGATGCCTTATTTCTATTTTGTGGCAATCGTTCAGACCGGTTCAAAGCACTTTACTGGCAAGGGGATGGTTTTATTCTCCTGTATAAACGGTTTGAAAATGGAAAATTACAATGGCCTAGAAAACAAGAAGAAGTCAAAGAATTAACGCAACAACAACTCCGTTGGTTATTAGAAGGTTTATCCATCGAACAAAGAAAAAAGATATTAAAAGCTAAAACTGGATTTGTTTCTTAA
- the tnpC gene encoding IS66 family transposase, whose translation MTEFEERLLKQNEALTNELKLLREQNQFLLNKLYGRSSEKSIDPNGQLDLFEEDSSFNLAETTEEKTVFEEINYQRKKKKGYKAALTKDLPIKEVHCQLEGEDCTCDWCCSDLKDIGKSKIREEVIFVPAKMYKNVYYQHAYECPNCKKDGADAIKKAVVPKQPITHSLASASILAHLFHQKIEMSLPFYRQEKEWESYGLRVPRRTQANWFITSCEKWLTPIWEELKKKLVKEELIHADETYYNVLSSEKEKSYFWLFRTIEQAEYPIILYHHDLSRKSSVAQQFLAEFSGYLHCDGYSAYKSIENTTLVNCWAHVRRKFFEAKDSSSKDTPASQGVTYCDQLFHIEKEMKGLSHQERYDLRLAKSQPILDEFWQWIASFRALPGSKLGKAVNYALNMKAGLMNFLEDGRCALSNNLAERSIRPTTIGRKNWHFSASERGATANGIAYSIIETAKANNLVPVKYLEYLFKHLPNLEDSSNSKALEVYLPWSEQIQATCR comes from the coding sequence TTGACCGAGTTTGAAGAACGATTGTTAAAACAAAACGAAGCTTTAACTAATGAACTTAAACTTCTAAGAGAACAGAATCAATTTCTTTTAAATAAATTGTATGGACGTTCATCTGAAAAATCAATTGACCCTAATGGGCAATTAGATTTATTTGAAGAGGACTCGTCTTTTAATCTAGCAGAGACAACTGAAGAAAAAACCGTCTTTGAGGAAATTAACTATCAGCGGAAAAAGAAAAAAGGCTACAAAGCAGCCCTCACAAAAGATTTACCTATAAAAGAAGTTCATTGTCAGCTTGAAGGAGAAGACTGCACCTGTGATTGGTGTTGTTCTGATTTAAAAGATATTGGTAAATCTAAAATCCGTGAAGAAGTTATTTTTGTTCCTGCAAAGATGTATAAAAATGTGTACTACCAACATGCCTACGAATGCCCTAATTGTAAAAAAGATGGAGCTGATGCCATAAAAAAAGCCGTTGTTCCTAAACAACCAATCACTCATAGTTTGGCGTCTGCCTCTATCTTAGCTCACTTATTTCATCAAAAAATAGAAATGAGTTTGCCTTTTTATCGACAAGAAAAGGAGTGGGAATCTTATGGATTACGAGTGCCACGTAGAACACAAGCAAACTGGTTCATCACCTCATGTGAAAAATGGTTAACACCTATTTGGGAGGAGCTCAAAAAGAAACTAGTCAAAGAAGAGCTCATCCATGCGGATGAAACTTACTATAATGTTTTATCAAGTGAAAAAGAAAAGTCTTACTTTTGGCTCTTTCGAACCATCGAACAAGCAGAGTATCCAATTATTTTATATCATCATGACCTGAGTCGTAAAAGTAGTGTCGCTCAACAATTTTTAGCCGAATTCTCAGGCTATTTGCATTGTGACGGCTACTCGGCTTACAAATCGATTGAGAATACGACGTTAGTTAATTGTTGGGCTCACGTCCGAAGAAAATTCTTTGAAGCGAAAGATTCCTCTTCTAAAGATACTCCGGCAAGCCAAGGAGTTACCTATTGCGATCAACTCTTTCATATTGAAAAAGAAATGAAGGGATTAAGCCATCAAGAAAGATATGATTTACGGTTGGCAAAAAGCCAACCCATTCTTGATGAATTCTGGCAATGGATCGCTTCTTTCAGAGCTCTTCCAGGTTCGAAATTAGGAAAAGCGGTTAACTATGCGCTTAATATGAAGGCTGGTTTGATGAATTTTCTGGAGGATGGTCGATGTGCCTTATCAAATAATTTAGCTGAGCGAAGTATTCGCCCAACAACGATTGGCAGAAAAAATTGGCATTTTTCTGCGAGTGAACGGGGAGCAACAGCTAACGGAATCGCTTATTCTATCATCGAAACGGCTAAAGCTAATAACTTAGTTCCTGTGAAGTATTTAGAATATTTGTTTAAGCATCTTCCTAATTTAGAAGATAGTTCAAATTCTAAAGCACTTGAGGTTTATTTACCTTGGTCAGAACAGATTCAAGCTACGTGTCGATAA
- a CDS encoding glycoside hydrolase, whose product MRRRKKESFKKEIVMIIVSCVILVSIVVGIMVLPKLLFNNKSGTKKNYRDSKKITEKMLKDNEKYGSKNIEIKVDPETLSLELKDADKKVDLPGTFNEKVENLKEDKNTKSWTYPEKGVDVVVENQKEYVDVSFKSNKGGSSKLNWPKLEGEHYYLPIGEGKSIPSNDNLWKQYFEENNELDLNESFSMSFVSVVQNNSSAVIVMENNFDKQLINKNSKEQNLSFEVESSFNQFNRKKPLKFRIYLADNNPVSAAKLYQTDRIKEDKFMTLSEKAADNKNIEKLYGAPHIYFWQNRILTDKDVNWQKMTEGNDQLFTHIGDLLEKHYEDGRSEFDQAIVALKNNEAYKYEKNTILTGINTVLVYPDFYDKALFKKLDAEKVSFLEKDKNELPTEKRIGINKLILKDFLGDSVGSIESWGQTTTTDVIKDMKKSGIENAWIGLSNWNQGLINPSFVKEAVDSNYLIGPYDSYQSIHSNPSIDWNTAGFRNNEEVYNSKTIVKPNGEYISGFLGKGRKVNQTLIKDEAEYRLDKVLTKDVPFNTWFVDTDAAGEIYNDYSSEHQTGIQQDVDARIERTQLWNGKGLVVGTETGNDYFNKGMVFAHGLETPVIAWIDEDMRKNKESEYYVGGYASMNDTIPGRYSKQVPIKDEYKKLYLNPAYNIPLYKLVYNQSVITTHHWEWDSYKIKDEVENRRLTEYLYNVPPLIHLDSNTWDERKSDIVKNVETWSQFQKEALLNEMTEFDYLSENKLIQKTSYGDNISVIVNYSDEKFKKDDIELAPQTGLIEMNGKEYLINGKK is encoded by the coding sequence ATGAGAAGAAGAAAAAAAGAAAGTTTTAAAAAAGAAATAGTGATGATCATAGTGAGCTGTGTCATCCTTGTTAGTATTGTTGTTGGAATTATGGTTTTACCTAAACTACTTTTTAATAATAAAAGTGGTACAAAGAAAAACTACAGAGACAGCAAAAAGATAACAGAAAAAATGTTAAAGGATAATGAAAAATATGGTTCTAAGAACATCGAAATAAAAGTTGATCCTGAAACCTTAAGTTTAGAGTTAAAAGATGCAGATAAAAAAGTTGATTTACCAGGGACATTTAATGAAAAAGTTGAAAACTTAAAAGAAGATAAAAATACTAAAAGTTGGACGTATCCTGAAAAAGGGGTGGATGTTGTTGTTGAAAATCAGAAAGAATATGTGGATGTTTCATTCAAATCGAATAAAGGAGGCTCTTCAAAATTAAACTGGCCAAAACTTGAGGGTGAGCATTACTATCTACCAATTGGAGAAGGGAAAAGTATACCGTCTAATGATAATCTTTGGAAACAGTATTTTGAAGAAAATAACGAATTAGATTTAAATGAATCTTTTTCAATGTCTTTTGTTTCAGTGGTTCAAAATAATAGTTCAGCCGTCATTGTTATGGAAAATAATTTTGATAAGCAATTAATTAATAAAAATAGTAAAGAACAGAATTTGTCATTTGAAGTTGAATCTAGTTTTAATCAATTTAATCGAAAAAAGCCGCTTAAATTTCGTATCTATTTGGCAGATAATAACCCAGTTTCAGCGGCCAAATTATATCAAACAGATAGAATTAAAGAAGATAAATTTATGACATTATCTGAAAAAGCAGCAGACAATAAAAATATTGAAAAGTTATACGGAGCGCCACATATCTATTTTTGGCAAAATAGAATTTTAACGGATAAAGATGTTAATTGGCAAAAAATGACTGAAGGAAACGATCAATTATTTACACATATTGGTGATTTATTAGAAAAACATTATGAAGATGGGCGTAGTGAATTTGATCAAGCAATAGTGGCTTTAAAGAATAATGAAGCTTATAAATATGAAAAAAATACTATTCTTACAGGTATTAACACAGTTCTTGTCTATCCAGATTTTTATGATAAGGCACTATTCAAAAAACTAGATGCGGAAAAAGTCTCATTCTTAGAGAAAGATAAAAATGAGTTGCCTACTGAAAAAAGAATTGGCATTAATAAACTGATTTTAAAAGATTTTTTAGGAGATTCTGTTGGCTCAATTGAGAGTTGGGGGCAAACGACAACGACGGATGTTATTAAGGATATGAAAAAATCTGGAATCGAAAACGCTTGGATTGGACTATCAAATTGGAATCAAGGTTTGATTAATCCATCATTTGTGAAGGAAGCCGTAGATTCAAATTATTTGATAGGGCCATATGATTCGTACCAATCCATTCATTCGAATCCGTCAATTGATTGGAACACTGCAGGCTTTAGAAATAACGAAGAGGTTTATAATTCTAAAACGATTGTGAAACCGAATGGAGAATATATTTCTGGATTTCTTGGTAAAGGACGAAAAGTCAACCAAACTCTTATTAAAGATGAAGCAGAGTACCGTTTAGATAAAGTTTTAACAAAAGATGTCCCTTTTAATACGTGGTTTGTCGATACAGATGCAGCTGGCGAAATCTATAATGATTATAGTTCAGAGCATCAAACAGGGATTCAACAAGACGTTGATGCAAGAATTGAACGAACCCAATTATGGAATGGTAAGGGATTAGTCGTCGGGACGGAAACAGGTAATGATTATTTTAACAAAGGGATGGTATTTGCCCACGGACTTGAAACGCCAGTGATTGCATGGATCGATGAAGACATGCGAAAAAATAAAGAAAGTGAATACTACGTAGGCGGATATGCTTCTATGAATGATACTATTCCGGGGAGATATTCAAAACAAGTGCCTATAAAGGATGAATATAAAAAATTGTATCTTAATCCAGCCTATAATATTCCATTGTATAAATTGGTTTATAATCAATCTGTGATAACGACACATCATTGGGAATGGGATAGTTATAAAATTAAAGATGAAGTTGAGAATAGAAGGCTAACGGAATACTTATACAATGTACCACCTTTAATTCATTTAGATAGCAACACGTGGGATGAAAGAAAAAGTGATATTGTAAAAAATGTTGAAACTTGGAGTCAATTTCAAAAAGAAGCACTACTTAATGAAATGACTGAATTTGACTATTTATCAGAAAATAAGTTAATTCAAAAAACGAGTTATGGAGATAATATTTCAGTGATTGTTAATTATTCTGATGAAAAATTCAAAAAAGACGATATTGAATTAGCTCCTCAAACTGGTCTTATTGAAATGAATGGGAAAGAATATCTGATTAATGGTAAAAAATAA